The segment GCCCTGCCTCTACGACTAAAATTTCACTTTCTATGCGAATTGTTTCCGTTAACTGTTCGATGGGTAAAACCGTTTCCTGGAAAGGACGGACCATCGAAACGAGTATTTTTAAGGACCCGGTCACCGGACGTGTTGCGGTTGGCAAAACAAATGTGGAAGGAGATCGACAGAGCGACCTGACGGTGCATGGAGGCCCGGACAAAGCGGTGTATTCTTATGCGCTGGAGGATTATCTGTGGTGGCAGGCCGAGCTGAATCGCGCACTGACACCCGGAGCATTTGGTGAGAACCTGACAACCGGGGGACTGGAGGAACGCAACGTTTTTATCGGCGATGTGCTGAGGGCCGGCACCGCGATTCTTCAAGTTGTGCAGCCACGATTGCCCTGCTACAAGCTCGGGATCAAATTCGGTGATGATCAAATGCCAAAGCGCTTTATGAAGGCGGCAAGATGGGGGATTTATTTTCGTGTTTTGGAAGAAGGGACTGTGGAAAGTGGTGATTCAATCGAATTTGTGTCGCGCGATCCGCAGCAAATCAGCGTTCCTGAGCTTGCGATTCTTGCATCCAAAGACAGATTCAATCTAACGCTTGTTGACCGTGCTCTTGCTATCCCATCCCTAAACTTTGAGTGGCGGGAAATGTTGCAGGCAAACGTAGAGAAGAGAAACAGATGAAGACCGCGCGTGAGAAAATTCTATCCACCGCAAGCAAGCTGTTTTACCGGCGTGGCATCAATAGTGTGGGAGTTGACGAAATCGTGAGGCGATCCGGTGTGACCAAGATGACACTCTATAAACACTTCCCTTCAAAAGACATACTTGCGACAAATTGCCTGGGAGAAATCCATCAGCAGTGGAGCTCGTGGTTTTTGAAACGTGTGCAGGTCCGAGGCGCCACAGCGAAAACTTCTGAAGAGCGGATCCTTGTAATCTTCGATGTGCTTGAGGAATGGTTTCAGACTCCCGGTTTTCGCGGCTGTCCATTTATCAATACAGTCGCTGAAATAGGGGAGCGAAATCATCCCGCGCGAAAAGCGGCCGTCGCATTCAAGCAAAGACTTTTAGACACAATTGAAGAAACTCTTTCCTCAGTGGGCGGGAATCACACGAACTTGCTGGGAGTTCAGCTTCTGATGCTCGTGGATGGCGCTATTGTGCGCGCTGTCATGACCGATTCTTCGCGACCTGCTAATATCGCCGGCAACGCGGCGCGGCTCCTCCTCCAATCATTTTTTCCGAAAAGTACGCGTTAGTCCTTAGACACCATCGAAAAGAGTACCCAAAGACCTATTAGTATCGCGGCGCCTACAATGATGAACAAAGTTGTGGTCGACATACCTGTTTATTTTACTATATTGCGGGCGAGACGCCCCGGTCCGTAATGCAGGTTAGAACCCTGGCTAGAAGCCTGCGCTCTGTTTATTCGTAGCGAAGCGCTTCCAGCGGATCAACGTTAGCGGCGCGTTTTGCGGGGAAAAACATGGCTAACAAAGCTACCGTCATCAGCAAAAATGCGACCGCGGCAAGAGTTACTGGATCCGTTGGCGTAATCTCAAACAGCATGTTGGACAACACTCTCGTTGCAACAAGGGCTCCCGCCAGACCGAGCAGAATGCCGGCGCTCACCAGGCGAACGCCTGAGTCGAGAATCAAACGAAGAACATGAATTTTTTCTGCTCCCATCGCCATCCGAACACCGATTTCCTGCGTGCGGCTGCTTACCGAATACGAAAGAAGCCCGTAAAGACCCAGCAGTGCGAGAGACAACGCAGTCACTGCAAAGAACGCAAGCAGATAAGTTATGAATTTCCTGCGGCTGATCGAGTCTGACAAAACATGATCCATCGTCCCCAGTTCAAAGACAGGCATGTCACGATCCATGGAATGCACAACCTGGCGAACGATGGATGCTATTTTTTCCGGATCATCCGCTGTCCGAAGAACGTAGTTCATGTAACGAAGTGGTCTTTGCGAGAGAGCAACATAGATCACAGGTATGCTATCGGAGCCCAGCCCGAAATCTTTTACATTGCCTGAAACTCCCACTATTTGTCTGAATTCCCTTACCGTATCGCCAATTCGAACTTCCTGGCCAATCGGATTCTGATCCGGGAAAAAGCGACGCGCGAAAGCTTCATTGACCACACTGACTGGTTGAGTATTGGGTCTGTCCTGCTCCGTAAAGGAACGTCCTTCGCGGATTGGAATCTTCATCGTGCGGAAATATCCTGCGCTGACAACACGGTATTCCACGGAAGGTTGATCTCCTTCCGGAAGTTCACGCCCCTTAATATCGATGGAAAATGACCAATCTTCTCCAGTTAATGGCAGCAAACTGGCGGCTGCGGCATCTTTGATGCCCGGCACGTTTTTCAAGCGCTCCAACAGCGCTAAATGAAAAACGCCAACCTGAGCCCTTTCAGGATATCGACTTTCCGGGTTTTGTATTGTGAATCGCAGAACATTCTGTGGATTGAAGCCTGGTGAAACGTCCACCAGGCTGTGCAGAGAACGGATCAGCAAACCAGCGCCACTTAAAAGTACGATAGCGAGAGCAACTTCGGCGATCACAAATGTGTTGCGGGCTCCGCCCTGCGTGAAACCGCGACTTTGAGAGCGGATTGCGGACTCCGGACGTGTTATTAACAATGCCGGAAGCAATCCAAAAAAAATCCCCGATGCAACCGAAACAATGAATGCAAATCCGAGCACCTGAGTATTGATAGCAATTTCACTGACTCTTGGAAGAAATTTTTCCGCCCAATACAGAAGTGAGTCTTTGGTCCAAACCGCCAGAAGCAGACCTAAAAATCCTCCGATCAAACCGAGCAGAACGCTTTCCGTAAGTAACTGCGACAATAGATGTCTTCGTTTTGCTCCCAGTGCTGCCCGGATCGCCATCTCCTGCCGCCTTGTTGCGTTTCCTGCGAGCAAAAGGCCCGCAACATTGGCGCAAGCGATGAATAACACGACGCACACCGCTGCAAAAAGGATCAGGACAGGCTTTCGAACTTCTTCGACAACCGATTCCTCCAACTTTCCCAGTAGCACACCCCATCCTTTGTTCTTATCCGGATAAGCCACTTCAAGATTCCTTGCCACCACATTCATGTTTTCTTGCGCTTGACCGAGATTCACGCCAGGTCTTAATCGCGCGATCACACCCAGCCATTTGGCGCCACGATTGGACAATGCCCTCTCATCAAACGCAAATGGCAACAGAATCTCGGTTTGTTCCGATGGAAACGAAAAGGTTTGGGGCAACACACCGACAACTTTGTGTTCCTGGCCGTCAATGCGGATCAATCTGCCCAAAATGTCCGGATCGCCACCAAAACGGCGCTTCCACAAACCGAAACTGAGAATTGCTACATTGCTTTTTCCAGGGACCATTTCTTCTTCGGTGAAATTTCTTCCAAGAACGAGCGGAACTCCAAGCAGGGGAATCAACTCGGATCTTATTTCCGCTCCTGAGAGACGCTCCGGTTCGCCGATCCCGGTGAGCGTCAAACTGCTCGATTCATAAGCCGCCATGTTTTCAAATACCTGATTGTGCTTCTTCCAGTCCAGGTAATTCAGCGGAGAAGCACTGAACTGATCCATCCCCTGTGATGGATTGCTTTCCCATACGTTAATCAGCTCCGCTGGTTTGTGGTACGGCAAAGGGTTTA is part of the bacterium genome and harbors:
- a CDS encoding TetR/AcrR family transcriptional regulator; protein product: MKTAREKILSTASKLFYRRGINSVGVDEIVRRSGVTKMTLYKHFPSKDILATNCLGEIHQQWSSWFLKRVQVRGATAKTSEERILVIFDVLEEWFQTPGFRGCPFINTVAEIGERNHPARKAAVAFKQRLLDTIEETLSSVGGNHTNLLGVQLLMLVDGAIVRAVMTDSSRPANIAGNAARLLLQSFFPKSTR
- a CDS encoding ABC transporter permease, translated to MESLWRNLKHGLRILRKKRGATLVMILSLAFGIGAATAIFSIVQGILLNPLPYHKPAELINVWESNPSQGMDQFSASPLNYLDWKKHNQVFENMAAYESSSLTLTGIGEPERLSGAEIRSELIPLLGVPLVLGRNFTEEEMVPGKSNVAILSFGLWKRRFGGDPDILGRLIRIDGQEHKVVGVLPQTFSFPSEQTEILLPFAFDERALSNRGAKWLGVIARLRPGVNLGQAQENMNVVARNLEVAYPDKNKGWGVLLGKLEESVVEEVRKPVLILFAAVCVVLFIACANVAGLLLAGNATRRQEMAIRAALGAKRRHLLSQLLTESVLLGLIGGFLGLLLAVWTKDSLLYWAEKFLPRVSEIAINTQVLGFAFIVSVASGIFFGLLPALLITRPESAIRSQSRGFTQGGARNTFVIAEVALAIVLLSGAGLLIRSLHSLVDVSPGFNPQNVLRFTIQNPESRYPERAQVGVFHLALLERLKNVPGIKDAAAASLLPLTGEDWSFSIDIKGRELPEGDQPSVEYRVVSAGYFRTMKIPIREGRSFTEQDRPNTQPVSVVNEAFARRFFPDQNPIGQEVRIGDTVREFRQIVGVSGNVKDFGLGSDSIPVIYVALSQRPLRYMNYVLRTADDPEKIASIVRQVVHSMDRDMPVFELGTMDHVLSDSISRRKFITYLLAFFAVTALSLALLGLYGLLSYSVSSRTQEIGVRMAMGAEKIHVLRLILDSGVRLVSAGILLGLAGALVATRVLSNMLFEITPTDPVTLAAVAFLLMTVALLAMFFPAKRAANVDPLEALRYE
- a CDS encoding MOSC domain-containing protein, encoding MGKTVSWKGRTIETSIFKDPVTGRVAVGKTNVEGDRQSDLTVHGGPDKAVYSYALEDYLWWQAELNRALTPGAFGENLTTGGLEERNVFIGDVLRAGTAILQVVQPRLPCYKLGIKFGDDQMPKRFMKAARWGIYFRVLEEGTVESGDSIEFVSRDPQQISVPELAILASKDRFNLTLVDRALAIPSLNFEWREMLQANVEKRNR